aataagcatgttttaattgaattatggCTAAATGACATAAGGGTTATATTGTCCATATTGAAATTAACTTTATGGCAAAATGACATAGGGGTATAATGGcatagagacattatgtctctaactCACTACCCTTTTTAGAATTATCTGCCAAAAGCCGTAAACAATTTACTTATAAATTAGTATGAAAATAACCTTCAAAAGTCCTCATTCCCCTCTCTTAGTAATGACAATAACTTCACCAACCTTATGTTATGTTTTTATTATCTCTAATTAACAATCGATTTACAAACACAGCCACATATGatacataatttattattcttAAAATATCACATTTTTCTATGGATCATACTACAATTTTTAAGTATTTAACTATCCAATCACGCTTAAGGATCAAATATTTCTATATGCTAAAGTCAAAGAATTAAGTCGCAAAATTAGTTATTTAATGCTGTATTTCATGAAATGAAGGCTGTGATCAAAGCATTCTCCCTTGAGCTTCTGATCTAATTCTCCATTAATGGCAGCGCCTGAAGGGCCTAGTAGTAGTTATGTCAATATGTACTACGAAAATGTAAGTCTCGATTTCATTTATTATGTACTTATACACGAACtttcaacatttttttatatttttcttccaaacttttatttttgaaaGTAAAATGCACGAACTTTGGATATTTTCGTGATGGCAGGAGGATGAGAGATCTGTAGAAGAGAGGGCTATAGACGACTGGCTTCCAATCACTGCTTCAAGAACCGCCAAATGGTGGCATTCAGCTTTCCACAACGTCACCGCCGTCGTCGGCGCCGGCGTTCTCGGCCTCCCTTACGCCATGTCTCAGCTAGGATGGGGGCCAGGGATGGCAGCTCTGGTGCTGTCATGGATCATCACTCTCTACTCTCTGTGGCAGATGGTGGAGATGCACGAGATGGTGCCGGGAAAGCGGTTCGACCGATACCATGAGCTCGGGCAGCACGCCTTCGGGGAGAAGCTGGGGTTGTGGATCGTGGTGCCTCAGCAGCTCATCGTTGAAGTTGGCGTCGACATAGTTTACATGATCACTGGAGGCAAATCCCTCCAGAAATTCCACAATTTGGTTTGCTCTGACTGCAAACACATTAAGCTCACTTATTTCATCATGATCTTCGCCTCCGTCCACTTCGTCCTCTCCCAGCTCCCTAGCTTCAACTCCATCTCCGGCGTCTCCCTAGCCGCCGCAGTAATGTCGTTGAGGTTAGATTATACTAGTATTCATGAAGTTTGTGTTCGCTAATAATTATGGCGTGTGATAATGGGGCCAAAATTCACTGGAATCCGCTACTAATTCCGTTGGTAATTTTTCTAGTGGATATATATTCTGTTACAAATCCACTACTAATAGTGTTGGTAAAACGCATGTTGTTTGTAGTGTGATTTATTGAGGAGTCAGAATTACCATTTTATTGATACGACACAAAAACAGGTTTAAATAGTTTGACAAAAGTCATACTAATAATGTGAAAAGTAGTAATTTGGTAACTTTTGCTTTTTCAGTTACTCCACAATTGCGTGGGGTGCATCGGTTGACAAGGGGCGGCAGCCTGATGTGGAGTACGGGTACAAGTCTCATACAACGGGCGGGACTGTGTTCGACTTCTTCAGCGCGTTGGGGACGATCGTGTTCGCCTACGGTGGTCACAACATTGTGATGGAGATACAGGCCACTATGCCTTCTACACCGGAGAGGCCCTCCAAGGGACCTATGCTGAAGGGAGTCATTGTTGCCTACGTAGTCATCGCCTTGTGCTACCTCCCCGTTGCTCTTGTCGGTTACTACATCTTTGGTAATAATTTGGAGGACAACATTCTCCTCACTCTGCAAACACCCACCTGGCTCATTGCCATGGCTAACATGTTTGTCGTCGTTCATCTCATTGGGAGCTATCAGGTTAGTTTCATGTCTTTAAAAAGTTTATGATAATTCGATATCATGATTACGATTTGGATTGATTGATTTTATGCAGATATATGCAATGCC
This portion of the Salvia splendens isolate huo1 chromosome 10, SspV2, whole genome shotgun sequence genome encodes:
- the LOC121750908 gene encoding lysine histidine transporter 1-like → MAAPEGPSSSYVNMYYENEDERSVEERAIDDWLPITASRTAKWWHSAFHNVTAVVGAGVLGLPYAMSQLGWGPGMAALVLSWIITLYSLWQMVEMHEMVPGKRFDRYHELGQHAFGEKLGLWIVVPQQLIVEVGVDIVYMITGGKSLQKFHNLVCSDCKHIKLTYFIMIFASVHFVLSQLPSFNSISGVSLAAAVMSLSYSTIAWGASVDKGRQPDVEYGYKSHTTGGTVFDFFSALGTIVFAYGGHNIVMEIQATMPSTPERPSKGPMLKGVIVAYVVIALCYLPVALVGYYIFGNNLEDNILLTLQTPTWLIAMANMFVVVHLIGSYQIYAMPVFDMMESLLVKKLMFRPTWHLRLITRTTYVAFTMFIAITFPFFNGLLAFFGGFAFAPTTYFLPCIIWLIICKPKKFSLSWFANWFCIIFGVSLTIVGPIGGLREIITKANTYRFYQ